The proteins below come from a single Thermus islandicus DSM 21543 genomic window:
- the rnr gene encoding ribonuclease R codes for MQETLLEFFKKTGRPHRLEEILHRFGLAKREAKAYLRALVREGLLEKRGSQYGLPSRVQGPLSLHRDGYGFVRLPQGDLFIPPGYTGEAWPGDLVEARLMPPGRDGRPWGAVERVLKRAREQVVGRLEFRKGYALLLPDEPGLPELRLLPEGLEGLKRGSRIVARVHYGRRPFGEFLAYLGEGEAPETETEAVIAKYGLRAAFPEEVLREAEAIPLAIPEEELRRREDFRHLRVFTIDGVDAKDFDDAIHVERLPKGFRLGVHIADVSHYVKEGSLLDQEAFLRGTSVYLPGRVLPMLPERLSNGVCSLKPREDRLVLSVLVDLSEDLRVKRVRFAEGVIRSVARLTYPEVEAFAEGSGLPEEHAFLAEDLSLLLELTQRMRAKRMEQGALDFSFPEVKVEVEEGALHLIPQAEPKARSLIEELMLLANRLVAEYLVRRGLPALYRVHEEPLEEAYGRLRLALARLGYTLPEAVSSQALQKVLLEAKGRPEEPVVANLVLRSLRLARYAAENLGHFGLAMEHYLHFTSPIRRYPDLVVHRVLKAALRRALTKRRKERWLQEFPAVAEHASEMERKAEAAERELTKYYMARWAERHLGERFSGRVTGVAAFGAFVTLGNGVEGLVRLEALGPYTYSEEALALLGPKGQRIRLGDEMEVVIASANPRLRQVDLVPYVEEASARSKTKTKKGQGKEVDMRKVVGPPKDKARDTRPERATVHTVYFGEWQPKEGREEPRPAPGRARRKRRR; via the coding sequence ATGCAGGAAACCCTACTGGAGTTCTTCAAGAAGACGGGCAGGCCCCACCGGCTGGAGGAGATCCTCCACCGGTTTGGTCTTGCCAAGCGGGAGGCCAAGGCCTACCTCCGGGCCCTGGTGCGGGAGGGCCTTTTGGAGAAGCGGGGGAGCCAGTACGGCTTGCCGAGCCGGGTCCAGGGCCCCCTCAGCCTGCACCGGGACGGGTACGGCTTCGTCCGCCTCCCCCAGGGGGACCTCTTCATCCCCCCGGGCTACACGGGGGAGGCCTGGCCCGGCGATCTGGTGGAGGCCCGGCTCATGCCCCCTGGCCGGGACGGGAGGCCCTGGGGGGCGGTGGAGCGGGTCCTTAAGCGGGCCCGGGAGCAGGTGGTGGGGAGGCTGGAGTTCCGCAAGGGGTACGCCCTCCTCCTTCCCGATGAGCCCGGGCTTCCCGAGCTCCGGCTTCTTCCCGAGGGGCTGGAGGGCCTCAAGCGGGGAAGCCGCATCGTGGCGAGGGTCCACTACGGCCGGCGCCCCTTTGGGGAGTTTTTGGCCTACTTGGGGGAGGGGGAGGCCCCGGAGACGGAAACCGAGGCGGTGATCGCCAAGTACGGCCTCCGGGCCGCGTTCCCCGAGGAGGTCCTTAGGGAGGCCGAGGCCATCCCCCTGGCGATCCCCGAGGAGGAGCTTAGGAGGCGGGAGGACTTCCGGCACCTCCGGGTCTTCACCATAGATGGGGTAGACGCCAAGGACTTTGACGACGCCATCCACGTGGAGCGCCTTCCCAAGGGGTTCCGCCTCGGGGTCCACATCGCCGACGTCTCCCATTATGTGAAGGAGGGGAGCCTTCTGGACCAGGAGGCCTTCCTAAGGGGGACGAGCGTCTACCTTCCAGGCCGCGTCCTCCCCATGCTTCCCGAGAGGCTCTCCAACGGGGTCTGCTCCCTGAAGCCAAGGGAGGACCGCCTGGTCCTCTCCGTCCTGGTGGACCTCAGCGAAGACCTAAGGGTGAAGCGGGTCCGCTTCGCCGAAGGGGTGATAAGGAGCGTGGCCCGCCTTACCTACCCCGAGGTGGAGGCCTTCGCCGAGGGGTCGGGCCTCCCCGAGGAGCACGCCTTTTTGGCGGAGGACCTCTCCCTCCTCCTAGAGCTCACCCAGAGGATGCGGGCGAAGCGCATGGAGCAAGGCGCCTTGGACTTCAGCTTCCCCGAGGTCAAGGTGGAGGTGGAGGAGGGCGCCCTGCACCTCATCCCCCAGGCGGAGCCCAAGGCCAGGAGCCTGATTGAGGAGCTCATGCTCCTCGCCAACCGCCTGGTGGCCGAGTACCTGGTGCGGCGGGGGCTACCCGCGCTGTACCGGGTGCACGAGGAGCCCCTCGAGGAGGCCTACGGGAGGCTCCGCCTGGCCCTCGCCCGCCTGGGGTACACCCTGCCGGAGGCGGTTTCCTCCCAAGCCCTGCAGAAGGTCCTTCTGGAGGCCAAGGGCCGCCCCGAGGAACCGGTGGTGGCCAACCTTGTCCTCCGTTCCTTAAGGCTTGCCCGCTATGCGGCCGAGAACCTGGGCCACTTCGGCCTGGCCATGGAGCACTACCTCCACTTTACGAGCCCCATCCGCCGCTACCCCGACCTCGTGGTCCACCGGGTCCTGAAGGCGGCCCTGAGGCGCGCCCTCACCAAGAGGCGGAAGGAGCGCTGGCTTCAGGAGTTTCCCGCCGTGGCCGAGCACGCTTCCGAGATGGAAAGGAAGGCCGAGGCCGCCGAACGGGAGCTCACCAAGTACTACATGGCCAGATGGGCCGAGAGGCACCTGGGGGAGCGGTTTTCTGGCCGGGTGACGGGGGTTGCGGCCTTCGGGGCCTTCGTCACCCTGGGGAACGGGGTGGAGGGCCTGGTGCGCCTCGAGGCTCTGGGGCCCTACACCTATAGCGAGGAGGCCCTGGCCCTCCTGGGCCCCAAGGGCCAAAGGATCCGTTTGGGGGACGAGATGGAGGTGGTCATCGCCTCCGCCAACCCCAGGCTCAGGCAGGTGGACCTGGTCCCCTACGTGGAGGAAGCCTCCGCGAGGTCCAAGACCAAGACCAAAAAAGGCCAAGGCAAGGAGGTGGACATGCGCAAGGTGGTAGGACCCCCCAAGGACAAGGCCCGGGACACCCGTCCCGAGCGGGCCACGGTGCACACCGTGTACTTCGGCGAGTGGCAGCCCAAGGAGGGCCGGGAGGAACCCCGCCCAGCCCCCGGCCGGGCCCGCAGGAAGCGGCGCCGCTAG
- a CDS encoding ribosome-binding factor A — protein sequence MSYGRAHLEERLKRVLAEEIQALEDPRLFLLTVEAVRLSKDGSVLSVYVEAFQEEGEALKALAKAERRLLSALARKVRMRRLPRLEFLPWRPSPA from the coding sequence GTGAGCTACGGCCGGGCCCACCTGGAGGAGCGCCTCAAGCGCGTCTTGGCCGAGGAGATCCAGGCCCTGGAGGACCCCAGGCTCTTCCTCCTCACCGTGGAGGCGGTGCGGCTTTCCAAGGACGGGAGCGTCCTTTCGGTCTACGTGGAAGCCTTTCAAGAGGAGGGGGAGGCCCTTAAGGCCCTGGCCAAGGCCGAGCGGAGGCTCCTTTCCGCCCTTGCCCGGAAGGTCCGGATGCGCCGCCTCCCGCGCCTAGAGTTCCTGCCGTGGAGACCGTCACCCGCATAA
- the amrB gene encoding AmmeMemoRadiSam system protein B, whose protein sequence is MEGRLRLREPQITPIEGGFLLTDPYGVYERPVALTEGGLFLVSLMDGRTLEEVQEEVFKAHGVLVPRKELEDLAKALEEAGLLLTEKVEARLREEEEKLKGERPMRLAGLSYPKGEKEARAYLEAFRASFPGEGMRAEVLLLPHLEPARAPEVYGAALAVLESTPEPERIYLVGVAHRPLREKAAALPVPFHTPFGPAEPDLPALQALDALLPFELFNTPLAFREEHSLELPLFFLKGRYGKSRLLPLLVGQRSLELGEALKVVQRDYPGLLVLAVDLSHVGPRFGDGPLTRSLAAEARRRDLGFLERLSQGEPEAALAFLGPNPTRIDAVEAVASLAPLLQGRKGKVLAHRLDLEVPTLSAVGAGTLVL, encoded by the coding sequence ATGGAAGGCAGGCTCAGGCTCCGCGAGCCCCAGATCACCCCTATTGAGGGAGGCTTCCTCCTCACGGACCCCTACGGGGTCTACGAGCGGCCCGTGGCCCTCACCGAGGGGGGGCTTTTCCTGGTCTCCCTCATGGACGGGAGAACCCTGGAAGAGGTGCAGGAGGAGGTGTTCAAGGCCCACGGGGTTCTGGTGCCCAGAAAGGAGCTGGAAGACCTGGCGAAGGCCCTGGAGGAGGCGGGCCTCCTCCTCACCGAGAAGGTGGAGGCGCGGCTTCGGGAAGAGGAGGAAAAGCTAAAGGGGGAAAGGCCCATGCGCCTGGCGGGGCTCTCCTACCCCAAAGGGGAGAAGGAGGCCCGGGCCTACTTGGAGGCCTTCCGGGCGAGCTTTCCCGGGGAGGGGATGAGGGCTGAGGTTCTCCTCCTGCCCCACCTGGAGCCCGCCCGGGCGCCCGAGGTCTATGGGGCGGCCCTGGCCGTTTTGGAAAGCACCCCGGAGCCGGAAAGGATCTACCTGGTAGGGGTGGCCCACCGCCCCCTCCGGGAAAAGGCCGCAGCCCTCCCTGTCCCCTTCCACACCCCCTTCGGCCCCGCAGAACCCGACCTGCCTGCCCTCCAGGCCCTAGACGCCCTTCTCCCCTTTGAGCTCTTCAACACCCCCCTGGCCTTCCGGGAGGAGCACAGCCTGGAACTCCCCCTCTTCTTCCTCAAGGGGCGCTACGGAAAGAGCCGCCTCCTCCCCCTCCTGGTGGGGCAGCGGAGCCTCGAGCTCGGGGAGGCCCTCAAGGTGGTGCAGCGGGACTACCCCGGCCTGCTGGTGCTGGCCGTGGACCTCTCCCACGTGGGGCCAAGGTTTGGGGACGGGCCCCTGACCCGCTCCCTAGCGGCCGAGGCAAGGAGGCGGGACCTGGGCTTCCTGGAGAGGCTTTCCCAGGGGGAGCCCGAGGCCGCCTTGGCCTTCCTGGGGCCGAACCCCACGCGCATTGATGCGGTGGAGGCGGTGGCGAGCCTCGCCCCCCTCCTCCAGGGCCGGAAGGGGAAGGTCCTCGCCCACCGCCTGGACCTCGAGGTCCCCACCCTAAGCGCCGTGGGGGCGGGAACCCTGGTCCTCTAG
- the polA gene encoding DNA polymerase I — protein MEPMLPLFAPKGRVLLVDGHHLAYRTFFALKGLTTSRGEPVQAVYGFAKSLLKALKEDGDAVVVVFDAKAPSFRHEAYEGYKAGRAPTPEDFPRQLALIKEFVDLLGLTRLEVPGYEADDVLATLAKKAEREGYEVRILTADRDLYQLVSDRIAILHPEGYLITPEWLMERYGLRPEQWVDYRALAGDPSDNIPGVKGIGEKRAAGLIREWGSLENLLKHLDQVKPSLREAILAHMEDLRLSQDLSRVRTDLPLEVDFARRQEPDREALKAFLERLEFGSLLHEFGLLEGPKALEEAPWPPPEGAFVGYLLSRPEPMWAELEALAASKEGRVHRALDPLAGLRDLKEIQALLAKDLAVLALREGLDLSPSHDPMLLAYLLDPANTTPEGVARRYGGEWTAEAGERAALAERLYGRLRERLEGEEKLLWLYEELERPLSRVLAHMEATGVRLDVPYLKALSLEVEAEVRRVEEEAFRLAGHPFNLNSRDQLERVLFDELKLPAIGKTEKTGKRSTSAAVLEALREAHPIVGKILEYRELTKLKSTYIDPLPGLVHPKTGRLHTRFNQTATATGRLSSSDPNLQNIPVRTPLGQRIRRAFVAEERWLLLALDYSQIELRVLAHLSGDENLIRVFQEGQDIHTETASWMFAVPKEAVDSLMRRAAKTVNFGVLYGMSAHRLSQELSIPYEEAAAFIERYFQTFPKVRAWIERTLEEGRKRGYVETLFGRRRYVPDLTARVKSVREAAERMAFNMPVQGTAADLMKLAMVKLFPRLREAGARMLLQVHDELLLEAPKDRAEEVAALAKEVMEGVYPLAVPLVVEVGMGEDWLSAKG, from the coding sequence ATGGAGCCGATGCTGCCCCTCTTTGCGCCCAAGGGCCGGGTGCTCCTGGTGGATGGGCACCACCTGGCCTACCGCACCTTCTTCGCCCTCAAGGGCCTCACCACCAGCCGCGGCGAGCCGGTGCAGGCGGTCTACGGCTTCGCCAAGAGCCTCCTCAAAGCGCTCAAGGAGGACGGGGACGCTGTGGTCGTGGTGTTTGACGCCAAGGCCCCCTCCTTCCGCCACGAGGCCTACGAGGGCTACAAGGCGGGGCGGGCCCCCACTCCCGAGGACTTCCCCCGGCAGCTTGCCCTCATCAAGGAGTTCGTGGACCTCCTGGGGCTCACCCGCCTCGAGGTCCCCGGGTACGAGGCCGACGACGTCCTGGCCACCCTGGCGAAGAAGGCGGAAAGGGAAGGCTACGAGGTCCGCATCCTCACCGCCGACCGGGACCTCTACCAGCTCGTTTCCGACCGCATCGCCATCCTTCACCCCGAGGGGTACCTCATCACCCCGGAGTGGCTCATGGAGCGCTACGGCCTCCGCCCGGAGCAGTGGGTGGACTACCGGGCCCTGGCCGGCGACCCCTCGGACAACATCCCGGGGGTCAAGGGCATAGGGGAGAAGAGGGCGGCAGGGCTCATCCGGGAGTGGGGGAGCCTGGAGAACCTCCTGAAGCACCTGGACCAGGTGAAGCCCTCCCTAAGGGAGGCGATTCTCGCCCACATGGAGGACCTCAGGCTTTCCCAGGACCTCTCCCGGGTGCGCACCGACCTACCCCTCGAGGTGGACTTCGCCCGGCGGCAGGAGCCCGACCGGGAGGCCTTGAAGGCCTTCTTGGAGCGCCTGGAGTTCGGAAGCCTCCTCCACGAGTTCGGCCTCCTGGAGGGGCCAAAGGCCCTGGAGGAGGCCCCCTGGCCACCCCCCGAAGGGGCCTTCGTGGGCTACCTTCTTTCCCGGCCCGAGCCCATGTGGGCGGAACTGGAGGCCCTCGCTGCCTCCAAGGAGGGCCGGGTGCACCGGGCGTTGGACCCCTTGGCGGGGCTAAGGGACCTGAAGGAGATCCAGGCTCTCCTCGCCAAGGACCTGGCTGTTTTGGCCCTGAGGGAGGGCCTGGACCTTTCCCCTTCCCACGACCCCATGCTCCTCGCCTACCTCCTGGACCCCGCCAACACCACCCCCGAGGGGGTGGCGCGGCGGTACGGGGGGGAGTGGACGGCGGAGGCGGGGGAGCGGGCCGCCCTCGCCGAGAGGCTCTACGGGCGTCTTAGGGAGCGCCTGGAGGGGGAGGAGAAGCTTCTTTGGCTTTACGAGGAGCTGGAGAGGCCCCTTTCCCGGGTCCTCGCCCACATGGAGGCCACGGGGGTCCGGCTGGACGTCCCCTACCTGAAGGCCCTCTCCCTGGAGGTGGAGGCCGAGGTCCGCCGCGTGGAGGAGGAGGCCTTCCGCCTGGCGGGCCATCCCTTCAACCTGAACTCCCGGGACCAGCTGGAACGGGTCCTCTTTGACGAGCTTAAGCTTCCCGCCATCGGCAAGACGGAGAAGACGGGCAAGCGCTCCACGAGCGCCGCGGTGCTGGAGGCCCTCCGCGAGGCCCACCCCATCGTGGGCAAGATCCTGGAGTACCGGGAGCTCACCAAGCTCAAGAGCACCTACATTGATCCCCTTCCTGGCCTGGTCCATCCCAAGACGGGCCGCCTCCACACCCGCTTTAACCAGACGGCCACGGCCACGGGGAGGCTTTCTAGCTCCGACCCCAACCTGCAGAACATCCCCGTGCGCACTCCGCTGGGCCAACGGATCCGCCGGGCCTTCGTGGCCGAAGAGAGGTGGCTCCTTTTGGCCTTGGACTACAGCCAAATAGAGCTCAGGGTCCTCGCCCACCTCTCCGGGGACGAAAACCTGATCCGGGTCTTCCAGGAGGGGCAGGATATCCACACCGAGACGGCGAGCTGGATGTTTGCCGTGCCCAAGGAGGCGGTGGACTCCCTGATGCGCCGGGCGGCCAAGACGGTGAACTTCGGGGTCCTCTACGGCATGTCTGCCCACCGGCTCTCCCAGGAGCTTTCCATCCCCTACGAGGAGGCGGCGGCCTTCATTGAGCGCTACTTCCAGACCTTTCCCAAGGTGCGGGCCTGGATTGAGCGGACCCTGGAGGAGGGAAGAAAGCGGGGCTACGTGGAGACCCTCTTCGGCCGCAGGCGCTACGTGCCCGACCTCACCGCCCGGGTGAAAAGCGTGCGGGAGGCCGCCGAGCGTATGGCCTTCAACATGCCCGTCCAGGGCACCGCCGCCGACCTCATGAAGCTCGCCATGGTAAAGCTCTTCCCCCGCCTGAGGGAGGCGGGGGCCCGGATGCTCCTCCAGGTCCACGACGAGCTTCTCTTGGAAGCGCCCAAGGACCGGGCCGAGGAGGTGGCCGCCCTGGCGAAGGAGGTCATGGAGGGGGTCTACCCCCTCGCCGTGCCCCTCGTGGTGGAGGTGGGGATGGGGGAGGACTGGCTTTCGGCCAAGGGGTAG
- a CDS encoding aspartate aminotransferase family protein — MDLDAFALFEHHLNPGLASLLRFTGLDRVESHAEGPYVWDKSGKRYLDFLGLYGTLNLGHRHPKVVEAVKRQLDRMPMSVRVLVSEPTARLAAKLAEITPEGLEMAFFGNSGAEAVEAAIKLARAYTGKPGIVTTQGGFHGKTLGALSLTPKPEYQDPARPLLPGVKVVPYGDLEALEAAIDEDTAAVIVEPIQGEGGIRVPPEGYLRGVRELTRKRGVLMIADEVQTGLGRTGKLFGVDWEGVAPDLMTLAKALGGGVMPIGACVGRREVFEVFKQNPLFHSSTFGGNPLAAAAALAAIEVTLEEDLPKRALELGAYLMEGLRALQARFPRLIEEVRGRGLMLGVEFADADIGALVVAELAERGVLTAFGLNNPKVVRLEPPLIIGKEHADEALLAFSQSLEATEKALEGLLT, encoded by the coding sequence ATGGACCTGGACGCCTTCGCGCTCTTTGAACACCACCTCAACCCTGGCCTTGCGAGCCTTCTCCGCTTTACGGGGCTGGACCGGGTGGAGTCCCACGCGGAGGGGCCCTACGTCTGGGACAAAAGCGGCAAGCGCTACCTGGACTTCCTGGGCCTCTACGGTACCCTGAACCTCGGCCACCGCCACCCGAAGGTGGTGGAGGCGGTGAAAAGGCAGCTGGACCGCATGCCCATGTCCGTCCGGGTCCTGGTCTCCGAGCCCACGGCGAGGCTGGCCGCGAAGCTCGCGGAGATCACCCCGGAGGGCCTGGAGATGGCCTTCTTCGGCAACTCCGGGGCCGAGGCGGTGGAGGCGGCCATCAAGCTCGCCCGGGCCTACACCGGCAAGCCGGGGATCGTTACCACCCAAGGGGGGTTCCATGGCAAAACCCTGGGGGCCCTTTCCCTCACCCCCAAGCCCGAGTACCAGGACCCGGCGAGGCCCCTCCTCCCCGGGGTCAAGGTGGTGCCCTACGGGGACCTAGAGGCCCTGGAGGCGGCCATAGACGAGGACACCGCGGCGGTCATCGTGGAGCCCATCCAGGGGGAGGGGGGGATCCGGGTGCCCCCCGAGGGGTACCTCCGGGGGGTGCGGGAGCTCACCCGCAAGAGGGGGGTCCTCATGATCGCCGACGAGGTGCAAACCGGCCTCGGCCGCACCGGGAAGCTCTTCGGGGTGGACTGGGAGGGGGTGGCCCCGGACCTCATGACCCTGGCCAAGGCCTTGGGGGGTGGGGTCATGCCCATCGGGGCCTGTGTGGGCAGGAGGGAGGTCTTTGAGGTCTTCAAGCAGAACCCTCTCTTCCACTCCTCCACCTTCGGGGGAAACCCCCTGGCGGCGGCCGCGGCCCTGGCGGCCATTGAGGTCACCCTGGAGGAGGACCTGCCAAAGAGGGCCCTGGAGCTTGGGGCCTACCTGATGGAGGGGCTTAGGGCCTTGCAGGCTCGCTTCCCCCGCCTCATTGAGGAGGTGCGGGGCCGGGGGCTCATGCTCGGGGTGGAGTTCGCCGACGCCGACATCGGGGCGCTGGTGGTGGCCGAGCTCGCCGAGCGGGGCGTCCTCACCGCCTTCGGCCTGAATAACCCCAAGGTGGTGCGCCTCGAGCCCCCCCTCATCATCGGCAAGGAGCACGCGGACGAGGCCCTTTTGGCCTTTTCCCAGAGCCTCGAGGCCACGGAAAAGGCCCTCGAGGGCCTGCTTACATAA
- a CDS encoding HD domain-containing protein — MLRLLAHRDFPFYTPKGALPVGGAVRDLLLGRRPSDLDFVAEDPERAAEEARRRYGGTLLPLDPKRGQYRLVAGGLVLDFAPLEGSPEEDLLRRDYRVNALLWLRGKVFGLPGTAQDLEKRLLVPVREANLYQDHLRSLRGVRLAATLGLGLPEGTRKALARHARFLQAHPEALPARERVREEISRLLLSPRPAFGLHALERTGLLGVFLPELALLVGLPQGGVHHLCAWRHTLSVVFHLLWLWPKAPLEARLAALYHDAGKPLTRRFDPEVGRFRFLGHAEVGAEMARAALSWLRFPKDGVERVQALVRRHMDRPPEERKALRRFLLKRRELLPDLLYLMAADRLGARGVEGEAWTLLENFQNALEEPLPTKPLLSGEEVMALLRLSPGPEVGRALAALLEAQAEGRVTTLEEARAFLLYWRDGRQAQAPRAPDHPY; from the coding sequence GTGCTTCGCCTCCTCGCCCATAGGGACTTCCCCTTTTATACCCCCAAGGGGGCCCTCCCCGTGGGGGGTGCGGTGCGGGACCTCCTCCTGGGGCGAAGGCCCTCGGACCTGGACTTCGTTGCGGAGGACCCGGAAAGGGCCGCGGAGGAGGCCAGGCGGCGCTATGGGGGTACCCTCCTGCCCCTGGACCCCAAGCGGGGGCAGTACCGCCTGGTGGCGGGAGGCCTGGTCCTGGACTTTGCCCCCCTGGAGGGGAGCCCGGAGGAGGACCTCCTGCGGCGCGACTACCGGGTCAACGCCCTCCTCTGGCTTAGGGGGAAGGTCTTCGGCCTGCCCGGAACCGCACAGGACCTAGAAAAACGCCTCCTCGTGCCCGTGCGGGAGGCCAACCTCTACCAGGACCACCTCCGGAGCCTCCGGGGGGTGCGCCTGGCCGCCACCTTAGGCCTGGGCCTCCCCGAGGGCACCCGGAAGGCCTTGGCCCGCCACGCCCGCTTCCTCCAGGCGCACCCCGAGGCCCTTCCGGCCAGGGAGCGGGTGCGGGAGGAGATTTCTCGCCTTCTCCTCTCCCCCAGGCCGGCCTTCGGGCTCCACGCCCTGGAAAGGACGGGGCTTCTGGGGGTCTTTCTCCCGGAGCTCGCCCTTCTCGTGGGCCTCCCGCAAGGAGGGGTGCACCACCTCTGCGCCTGGCGGCACACCCTTTCCGTGGTCTTCCACCTCCTCTGGCTCTGGCCCAAAGCCCCCCTCGAGGCCCGCCTGGCCGCCCTCTACCACGACGCGGGGAAGCCCCTCACCCGCCGCTTTGACCCCGAGGTGGGGCGGTTCCGCTTCCTGGGCCATGCGGAGGTGGGGGCGGAGATGGCGAGGGCCGCCCTCTCCTGGCTCCGGTTTCCCAAGGACGGGGTGGAAAGGGTCCAGGCCCTGGTGCGGCGCCACATGGACCGCCCCCCCGAGGAAAGGAAGGCCCTCCGCCGCTTCCTCTTAAAGCGCCGGGAACTCCTCCCCGACCTCCTCTACCTCATGGCCGCAGACCGCCTCGGGGCCAGGGGAGTGGAGGGCGAGGCCTGGACGCTCTTGGAGAACTTCCAGAACGCTTTGGAGGAGCCCCTCCCCACCAAGCCCCTCCTCTCGGGGGAGGAGGTCATGGCCCTCCTCCGCCTCTCCCCGGGTCCCGAGGTGGGCAGGGCCCTGGCCGCCCTCCTCGAGGCCCAGGCAGAGGGCCGGGTAACGACCCTGGAGGAGGCCCGGGCCTTTCTCCTATATTGGAGGGATGGAAGGCAGGCTCAGGCTCCGCGAGCCCCAGATCACCCCTATTGA
- the glmM gene encoding phosphoglucosamine mutase, with the protein MRRYFGTDGVRGEAGKPPLTPEFVLKLGQAAGAYFRAQSPRPVVLLAKDTRESSDLLEAALAAGLLSQGVRVEHLGVLPTPGVAYLTQALRATAGAVISASHNPYQDNGIKFFGPTGEKLPDEAEEEIERLLLEDHPTRGIGTVGDFREAERMYLDFLLAHAPDLTGLRIGLDLAHGATFRIGPKLFQKAGAEVMAFFHTPDGRNINRGCGSTHPEALARFVVELGLDLGFAFDGDGDRVQGIDRKGRLFHGDHILYLAALAFGEKGVVGTVMSNMGLEVALRERGLAFHRAAVGDRYVLEKLKETGLALGGEPSGHVIFLRHHTTGDGLLTALLTLKALKAMGGDLADWYEALPLYPQVLLNVRVADKGRVMADPRLGEAIREAEARLGGRGRVNVRPSGTEPVVRVMVEAEAGAMEVAQALARVVEGLGRE; encoded by the coding sequence GTGAGGCGCTACTTCGGCACCGACGGGGTGCGGGGCGAGGCGGGAAAGCCCCCCCTCACCCCAGAGTTCGTCCTCAAGCTCGGCCAGGCGGCGGGGGCCTACTTCCGAGCCCAAAGCCCTAGGCCCGTGGTCCTCCTCGCCAAGGATACCCGGGAGTCCTCCGACCTCCTCGAGGCCGCCTTGGCGGCGGGGCTTCTGAGCCAGGGGGTGAGGGTGGAGCACCTGGGGGTGCTGCCCACCCCGGGGGTGGCCTACCTGACCCAGGCCCTGAGGGCCACGGCGGGAGCGGTGATCTCTGCGAGCCACAACCCCTACCAGGACAACGGCATCAAGTTCTTCGGCCCCACCGGGGAGAAGCTCCCCGACGAGGCCGAGGAGGAGATAGAGCGGCTTCTCCTGGAGGACCACCCCACCCGGGGCATCGGCACCGTGGGGGACTTCCGCGAGGCGGAAAGGATGTACCTGGACTTCCTCCTCGCCCACGCCCCCGACCTCACGGGGCTCAGGATCGGCCTGGACCTCGCCCATGGGGCCACCTTCCGCATCGGGCCCAAGCTTTTCCAGAAGGCAGGGGCCGAGGTGATGGCCTTCTTCCACACCCCGGACGGGAGGAACATCAACCGGGGTTGCGGCTCCACCCACCCCGAGGCCCTCGCCCGCTTTGTGGTGGAGCTGGGCTTGGACCTGGGCTTCGCCTTTGACGGGGATGGGGACCGGGTGCAAGGGATAGACCGGAAAGGGCGCCTCTTCCACGGGGACCACATCCTCTACCTCGCCGCCTTGGCCTTTGGGGAAAAGGGCGTGGTGGGGACGGTGATGAGCAACATGGGCCTCGAGGTGGCCCTGAGGGAGCGGGGCCTGGCCTTCCACCGGGCGGCGGTGGGGGACCGGTACGTCCTGGAGAAGCTCAAGGAGACGGGCCTCGCCTTGGGGGGGGAGCCCTCGGGCCACGTGATCTTCCTCCGCCACCACACCACCGGCGACGGCCTCCTCACCGCCCTTCTCACCCTGAAGGCCCTCAAGGCCATGGGCGGGGACCTCGCCGACTGGTACGAGGCGCTTCCCCTGTACCCCCAGGTCCTCCTCAACGTGCGGGTGGCCGACAAGGGGAGGGTGATGGCGGACCCGAGGCTAGGGGAGGCCATCCGGGAGGCCGAGGCCCGCCTAGGGGGGAGGGGCCGGGTGAACGTGCGCCCCTCGGGCACGGAGCCCGTGGTCCGGGTCATGGTAGAGGCGGAGGCGGGGGCCATGGAGGTGGCCCAGGCCCTGGCCCGGGTGGTGGAGGGGCTGGGCCGGGAGTAA
- a CDS encoding acyl-CoA thioesterase — translation METVTRIKVRYAETDQMGVVHHSVYAVYLEAARVEFLERAGLPYHLVEARGVYFPVVELSLTFRAPARFGEVVEVKTRLAELSSRALLFRYRVEREGALLAEGLTRHLCQVGGRAARIPEDLLKLLDVLRLG, via the coding sequence GTGGAGACCGTCACCCGCATAAAGGTCCGCTACGCCGAGACGGACCAGATGGGCGTGGTCCACCACTCGGTCTACGCCGTCTACCTCGAGGCGGCCCGGGTGGAGTTCCTGGAGCGCGCTGGGCTTCCCTACCACCTCGTGGAGGCGCGGGGGGTCTACTTCCCGGTGGTGGAGCTCAGCCTCACCTTCCGCGCCCCCGCCCGGTTCGGGGAGGTGGTGGAGGTGAAAACCCGCCTGGCCGAGCTTTCCTCCCGGGCCCTCCTCTTCCGCTACCGGGTGGAGCGGGAGGGCGCCCTGCTGGCCGAGGGCCTCACCCGGCACCTCTGCCAGGTGGGGGGGAGGGCGGCCCGCATCCCCGAGGACCTCCTAAAACTCCTGGATGTGCTACGCTTAGGGTAG